One genomic region from Streptomyces sp. NBC_00457 encodes:
- a CDS encoding AAA family ATPase has product MNRITAYATSSAVALPEQHTAPAREACGAHRAPVVRDLRDRGGRSPHALLFGPKDLVVITGLPGSGKSTLMARTVKGPRIDSQDTRDRWDTRAPRFLPYAVYRPLVRLAHYTGLRRALRTGTGVVVHDCGTQSWVRRWLSREARRRGGTLHLLLLDVAPGTALEGQRERGRGVSRYAFLRHRTAAARLIRAVERGDLPDGCGSAVLLDRDAADVLRRIGFTG; this is encoded by the coding sequence GTGAACAGGATCACGGCGTACGCCACCAGCTCGGCCGTCGCGCTGCCCGAGCAGCACACCGCTCCGGCCAGGGAGGCCTGCGGCGCGCACCGGGCGCCCGTCGTCCGGGATCTGCGCGACCGTGGAGGCCGCAGCCCGCACGCACTGCTCTTCGGCCCCAAGGACCTCGTCGTGATCACCGGCCTGCCCGGAAGCGGAAAGTCCACGCTGATGGCGCGCACGGTCAAGGGCCCCCGGATCGACTCCCAGGACACCCGCGACCGCTGGGACACTCGCGCGCCCCGCTTCCTGCCGTACGCGGTCTACCGCCCCCTGGTCCGCCTCGCGCACTACACCGGACTGCGCCGCGCCCTGCGCACCGGCACCGGAGTCGTCGTCCACGACTGCGGTACGCAGTCCTGGGTGCGCCGCTGGCTGTCCCGCGAGGCCCGCCGCCGCGGCGGCACCCTGCACCTGCTGCTCCTCGACGTCGCCCCCGGCACCGCCCTGGAGGGCCAGCGCGAACGCGGCCGCGGCGTCTCCCGCTACGCCTTCCTGCGCCACCGCACGGCGGCCGCCCGGCTGATCCGCGCCGTGGAGCGCGGCGACCTGCCCGACGGCTGCGGCTCGGCGGTCCTGCTCGACCGCGACGCGGCGGACGTGCTGCGCAGAATCGGCTTCACGGGCTGA
- the gcvT gene encoding glycine cleavage system aminomethyltransferase GcvT, translated as MSSTPLRHTALDALHRSLGATMTDFAGWDMPLRYGSEREEHLAVRTRAGLFDLSHMGEITVTGPQAAALLDYALVGNISAVKPGRARYTMICREDGGILDDLIVYRLAETEYLVVANAGNAQIVLDGLVARSEGYDAEVRDDRDAYALIAVQGPESPGILASLTDADLDGLKYYAGLPGTVAGVPALIARTGYTGEDGFELFVKPEHAVELWQALTKAGESAGLVPCGLSCRDTLRLEAGMPLYGHELSTALTPFDAGLGRVVKFEKEGDFVGRAALTEAAARAQSNPPRVLVGLVAEGRRVPRAGYAVVAGGEVIGEVTSGAPSPTLGKPIAMAYVDAAHAAPGTAGVGVDIRGSHEPYEVVALPFYKRQK; from the coding sequence ATGAGCAGTACGCCTCTCCGTCACACCGCGCTCGATGCCCTGCATCGTTCGCTGGGCGCGACGATGACCGACTTCGCCGGCTGGGACATGCCCCTGCGCTATGGCTCCGAGCGCGAGGAGCACCTCGCCGTACGCACCCGGGCCGGGCTCTTCGACCTCTCGCACATGGGCGAGATCACGGTGACCGGCCCCCAGGCCGCCGCCCTGCTGGACTACGCCCTCGTCGGCAACATCAGCGCCGTCAAGCCCGGCCGCGCCCGCTACACCATGATCTGCCGCGAGGACGGCGGCATCCTCGACGACCTGATCGTCTACCGGCTGGCCGAGACCGAGTACCTGGTCGTGGCGAATGCCGGCAACGCGCAGATTGTCCTGGATGGGCTGGTGGCGCGCTCCGAGGGGTACGACGCCGAGGTGCGCGACGATCGCGACGCCTACGCCCTCATCGCCGTCCAGGGCCCCGAGTCCCCCGGCATCCTCGCCTCCCTCACCGACGCCGACCTCGACGGCCTGAAGTACTACGCCGGCCTGCCCGGCACCGTCGCCGGCGTCCCCGCTCTCATCGCCCGCACCGGCTACACCGGCGAGGACGGCTTCGAGCTGTTCGTGAAGCCGGAGCACGCGGTCGAGCTGTGGCAGGCCCTGACCAAGGCGGGCGAGAGCGCGGGCCTGGTCCCGTGCGGCCTCTCCTGCCGGGACACCCTGCGCCTGGAGGCGGGCATGCCGCTGTACGGGCATGAGCTGTCGACCGCGCTGACGCCCTTCGACGCCGGGCTCGGCCGGGTGGTGAAGTTCGAGAAGGAGGGCGATTTCGTGGGGCGCGCGGCGCTGACCGAGGCCGCCGCCCGGGCCCAGTCGAACCCGCCGCGCGTCCTCGTCGGGCTCGTCGCCGAGGGCCGCCGGGTGCCGCGCGCCGGGTACGCCGTCGTCGCGGGCGGCGAGGTGATCGGCGAGGTCACCTCCGGCGCCCCCTCGCCCACGCTGGGCAAGCCGATCGCGATGGCCTATGTCGACGCCGCGCACGCGGCGCCCGGTACGGCCGGGGTCGGTGTGGACATCCGCGGCAGCCATGAGCCGTACGAGGTCGTGGCGCTGCCGTTCTACAAGCGCCAGAAGTAG
- the gcvH gene encoding glycine cleavage system protein GcvH: MSNPQQLRYSKEHEWLSAAEDGVATVGITEHAANALGDVVFVDLPTVGDAVTAGETCGELESTKSVSDLYSPVSGEITEVNEDVVNDPSLVNSAPFEGGWLFKVRVAEEPSDLLSANEYTAFSAG; encoded by the coding sequence ATGAGCAACCCCCAGCAGCTGCGCTACAGCAAGGAGCACGAGTGGCTGTCGGCCGCCGAGGACGGCGTCGCGACAGTCGGCATCACGGAGCACGCGGCCAACGCGCTCGGCGATGTCGTCTTCGTCGACCTCCCCACGGTCGGTGACGCCGTGACCGCGGGCGAGACCTGCGGCGAGTTGGAGTCGACCAAGTCGGTCAGCGACCTGTACTCCCCGGTCAGCGGCGAGATCACCGAGGTCAACGAGGACGTGGTCAACGACCCGTCGCTGGTGAACTCCGCCCCCTTCGAAGGCGGTTGGCTCTTCAAGGTACGAGTCGCCGAGGAGCCGTCCGACCTGCTCTCCGCCAACGAGTACACCGCCTTTTCCGCCGGCTGA
- the glyA gene encoding serine hydroxymethyltransferase, producing the protein MSVLNTPLHELDPDVAAAVDAELDRQQSTLEMIASENFAPVAVMEAQGSVLTNKYAEGYPGRRYYGGCEHVDVVEQIAIDRVKELFGAEHANVQPHSGAQANAAAMFALLKPGDTIMGLNLAHGGHLTHGMKINFSGKLYDVVAYHVDDSGVVDMAEVERLAKESKPKLIVAGWSAYPRQLDFAAFRRIADEVGAYLMVDMAHFAGLVAAGLHPNPVPHAHVVTTTTHKTLGGPRGGVILSTAELAKKINSAVFPGQQGGPLEHVIAAKAVAFKVAASEDFKERQRRTLEGARILAERLVREDVKAEGVDVLSGGTDVHLVLVDLRNSALDGRQAEDRLHEVGITVNRNAIPNDPRPPMVTSGLRIGTPALATRGFTTEDFAEVADVIAEALKAPSPFGEADIETLKARVTALADKHPLYPGLNK; encoded by the coding sequence ATGTCTGTCCTCAACACCCCCCTGCACGAGCTGGACCCGGACGTCGCCGCCGCCGTCGACGCCGAGCTGGACCGCCAGCAGTCCACGCTCGAGATGATCGCCTCGGAGAACTTCGCGCCGGTCGCGGTCATGGAGGCGCAGGGCTCGGTCCTGACCAACAAGTACGCCGAGGGCTACCCGGGCCGCCGCTACTACGGCGGTTGCGAGCACGTCGACGTGGTCGAGCAGATCGCGATCGACCGGGTCAAGGAGCTGTTCGGCGCCGAACACGCCAACGTGCAGCCCCACTCGGGCGCCCAGGCCAACGCGGCGGCGATGTTCGCGCTGCTCAAGCCCGGTGACACGATCATGGGCCTGAACCTCGCGCACGGCGGGCACCTGACCCACGGCATGAAGATCAACTTCTCCGGCAAGCTGTACGACGTGGTCGCCTACCACGTGGACGACTCCGGTGTCGTCGACATGGCCGAGGTCGAGCGGCTGGCCAAGGAGTCCAAGCCGAAGCTGATCGTGGCGGGCTGGTCGGCCTACCCGCGGCAGCTGGACTTCGCCGCGTTCCGACGGATCGCGGACGAGGTCGGCGCGTACCTGATGGTCGACATGGCGCACTTCGCCGGTCTGGTGGCGGCCGGGCTGCACCCGAACCCCGTCCCGCACGCGCACGTGGTCACCACGACCACCCACAAGACGCTGGGCGGCCCGCGCGGCGGCGTGATCCTTTCCACCGCCGAGCTCGCGAAGAAGATCAACTCGGCGGTGTTCCCCGGCCAGCAGGGCGGGCCTCTGGAGCATGTGATCGCCGCCAAGGCGGTCGCCTTCAAGGTCGCCGCATCGGAGGACTTCAAGGAACGGCAGCGCCGTACCCTGGAGGGTGCCCGCATCCTCGCCGAGCGCCTGGTGCGGGAGGACGTGAAGGCGGAGGGCGTCGACGTGCTCTCCGGCGGCACGGACGTACACCTGGTCCTGGTCGACCTGCGCAACTCCGCGCTGGACGGCCGGCAGGCCGAGGACCGACTCCACGAGGTCGGTATCACGGTCAACCGCAACGCCATCCCGAACGACCCGCGTCCGCCGATGGTGACCTCGGGCCTCCGCATCGGCACCCCCGCCCTCGCCACCCGCGGCTTCACCACCGAGGACTTCGCCGAGGTCGCGGACGTCATCGCCGAGGCGCTCAAGGCGCCATCTCCCTTCGGGGAGGCCGACATCGAAACGCTCAAGGCCAGGGTCACCGCGCTCGCGGACAAGCACCCGCTGTATCCCGGCCTGAACAAGTAA
- a CDS encoding L-serine ammonia-lyase, with amino-acid sequence MAISVFDLFSIGIGPSSSHTVGPMRAARMFALRLRNEGVLDSTESVRAELYGSLGATGHGHGTPKAVLLGLEGASPRTVDVETADQRVEDIKAAGRLRLLDEREIAFTFDKDLVLHRRKALPYHANGMTLWAHDASGAELLSKTYYSVGGGFVVDEDAIGADRIKLDDTVLKYPFRTGDELLRLTQETGLSISALMLENERAWRTEEEIRAGLLEIWQAMRECVTRGMSREGILPGGLKVRRRAANTARKLRSEGDPKALAMEWITLYAMAVNEENAAGGRVVTAPTNGAAGIIPAVLHYYINFVPGAASEGGKEDDIVRFLLAAGAIGMLFKENASISGAEVGCQGEVGSACSMAAGALAEVLGGSPEQVENAAEIGMEHNLGLTCDPVGGLVQIPCIERNGMAAVKAVTAARMAMRGDGSHKVSLDKVIKTMKETGADMSVKYKETARGGLAVNIIEC; translated from the coding sequence GTGGCCATCTCGGTCTTCGACCTGTTCTCGATCGGCATCGGCCCGTCCAGCTCCCACACCGTGGGCCCGATGCGCGCGGCCCGTATGTTCGCCCTGCGTCTGCGGAACGAAGGAGTCCTGGACTCCACCGAGTCCGTACGGGCCGAGCTGTACGGCTCCCTGGGCGCGACCGGACACGGCCATGGCACGCCCAAGGCGGTCCTGCTCGGACTGGAGGGCGCGTCACCGCGCACGGTGGACGTCGAGACCGCCGACCAGCGAGTGGAGGACATCAAGGCGGCGGGCCGGCTCCGGCTGCTCGACGAGCGGGAGATCGCCTTCACTTTCGACAAGGACCTGGTCCTGCACCGCCGTAAGGCACTCCCCTACCACGCGAACGGCATGACGCTCTGGGCGCACGACGCCTCCGGCGCCGAACTCCTCTCCAAGACCTACTACTCCGTGGGCGGCGGCTTCGTCGTCGACGAGGACGCGATCGGCGCCGACCGCATCAAACTCGACGACACGGTCCTGAAGTACCCCTTCCGCACGGGCGACGAGTTGCTGCGCCTCACGCAGGAGACCGGCCTGTCGATCTCCGCACTGATGCTGGAGAACGAGCGGGCCTGGCGGACCGAGGAGGAGATCCGCGCGGGCCTGCTGGAGATCTGGCAGGCGATGCGGGAGTGCGTGACCCGCGGCATGTCCCGCGAGGGCATCCTGCCGGGCGGCCTGAAAGTACGGCGGCGAGCCGCCAACACGGCCCGAAAGCTGCGCTCGGAGGGCGACCCCAAGGCCCTGGCCATGGAGTGGATCACGCTCTACGCGATGGCCGTGAACGAGGAGAACGCGGCCGGCGGCAGGGTCGTGACGGCCCCCACGAACGGCGCGGCCGGCATCATCCCGGCGGTCCTGCACTACTACATCAACTTCGTGCCCGGCGCCGCTTCCGAAGGAGGCAAGGAAGACGACATCGTCCGCTTCCTGCTGGCCGCCGGCGCCATCGGCATGCTCTTCAAGGAGAACGCCTCCATCTCCGGCGCCGAGGTCGGCTGCCAGGGCGAGGTCGGCTCCGCCTGCTCCATGGCGGCGGGCGCCCTCGCCGAAGTCCTCGGCGGCAGCCCCGAACAGGTCGAGAACGCCGCCGAGATCGGCATGGAACACAACCTCGGCCTCACCTGCGACCCCGTCGGCGGCCTCGTCCAGATCCCCTGCATCGAACGCAACGGCATGGCCGCCGTGAAGGCCGTCACCGCCGCCCGCATGGCCATGCGCGGCGACGGCTCCCACAAGGTCTCCCTCGACAAGGTCATCAAGACGATGAAGGAGACGGGCGCCGACATGAGCGTGAAGTACAAGGAGACGGCTCGGGGCGGGCTCGCTGTGAACATCATCGAGTGCTGA
- a CDS encoding MFS transporter has product MPASMPPPAYAEPVPPSGVTLPASGAAHRLRVSLLMAGSCLPILGAVLIAPVLPKMQDHFADVPGAGVLVPMALTVPALALGLLAPFAGVIVDRLGRKRLLIAATVLYAIFGTAPLWLESLGAIVASRALVGVAEAAIMTCCTTLIGDYYSGRVRDRYLALQTMCASASATAFFVIGGAAGAAGWRTPFWIYAVSLLIAPLMAIGLPKPTAVATGAAAEDGEGAVVPKRPFPFRRLAGICGLTVFGAVVFYTVPVEMSYLLDDLGVTATSVIGLATAIASAATVAGAITFAKLRGAPGRRLPLVFALCAAGFAVMWLADSAPLLIVGAVLNCLGTGLLLPSLLTIAMSKLDFADRGRGTGLWTASFFIGQFICPLVLIAAESALGTLAAAVGLLGLTSAVVAAGLFLPARRKAAAVAAACSLSTR; this is encoded by the coding sequence ATGCCCGCTTCCATGCCTCCGCCCGCCTACGCGGAACCAGTGCCGCCGTCCGGTGTGACACTTCCGGCGTCCGGTGCCGCGCACCGGCTGCGCGTCTCCCTCCTCATGGCCGGCAGCTGTCTGCCGATCCTCGGGGCCGTTCTGATCGCCCCCGTGCTGCCCAAGATGCAGGACCACTTCGCCGACGTGCCCGGCGCGGGCGTCCTGGTCCCGATGGCCCTCACCGTCCCGGCCCTGGCGCTGGGCCTGCTGGCACCCTTCGCGGGCGTCATCGTCGACCGGCTCGGCCGCAAGCGCCTGCTGATCGCCGCGACCGTGCTGTACGCGATCTTCGGCACCGCCCCGCTGTGGCTGGAGTCGCTGGGCGCCATCGTGGCCAGCCGCGCCCTGGTAGGTGTCGCCGAAGCCGCCATCATGACCTGCTGCACCACGCTGATCGGCGACTACTACAGCGGTCGGGTACGGGACCGCTACCTCGCCCTCCAGACGATGTGTGCCTCCGCCTCCGCGACCGCGTTCTTCGTCATCGGCGGTGCCGCCGGGGCGGCCGGCTGGCGGACCCCGTTCTGGATCTATGCCGTCAGCCTGCTCATCGCTCCGCTCATGGCCATCGGGCTGCCGAAGCCGACCGCGGTGGCCACGGGTGCTGCCGCCGAGGACGGGGAGGGCGCGGTCGTCCCGAAGCGCCCCTTCCCCTTCCGGCGGCTGGCCGGGATCTGCGGACTCACCGTGTTCGGGGCCGTCGTCTTCTACACCGTCCCGGTGGAGATGTCCTATCTGCTGGACGACCTCGGCGTGACGGCGACCAGCGTGATCGGGCTGGCAACGGCCATCGCGAGCGCCGCCACCGTGGCCGGTGCGATCACCTTCGCCAAGCTGCGCGGGGCCCCGGGGCGCCGGTTGCCGCTCGTCTTCGCCCTGTGCGCTGCCGGGTTCGCGGTGATGTGGCTCGCGGACAGCGCGCCGCTGCTGATCGTCGGCGCCGTACTCAACTGCCTGGGCACCGGTCTCCTGCTGCCCTCCCTGCTCACCATCGCCATGTCCAAGCTGGACTTCGCCGACCGAGGCCGCGGCACCGGCCTGTGGACCGCGTCCTTCTTCATCGGCCAGTTCATCTGCCCGCTGGTACTGATCGCGGCCGAGTCCGCCCTCGGCACCCTGGCCGCCGCCGTCGGCCTGCTCGGCCTGACCTCGGCCGTCGTTGCGGCAGGTCTGTTCCTGCCCGCCCGGCGCAAGGCCGCGGCCGTCGCAGCGGCCTGTTCTCTCAGCACTCGATGA